Within Telopea speciosissima isolate NSW1024214 ecotype Mountain lineage chromosome 8, Tspe_v1, whole genome shotgun sequence, the genomic segment TAGACAATTTGTTTATTTCATATTTCATAAATTCATATatgaaaaaaatgcatttctaaGATTACTTAGTTCATGAATTAGTagaatacccaaaaaaaaaagggtactTCGGATCAAACTCAAATTTTAACCCAATCTTAATTAAGAATATTTTACCTTTGCTACCAAGGCTACAGTTGTTTTCCAGTTGGAAACCATATAAAAGGAATACTTTCaggtaaaaaataaataaataaaagttaaggttttacttgaaattttttcttctagttttttcCTGGAAAAATAgagcaggaaaaaaaatctagaTGCAAAAATAATATCCAGCACATCACAGTAGACACAAGTATCTAAATACAACtttaagaaaaaagaggaaacacTGCTAGATTAGATAAAGATACACTGGCACTCACCTTTTTCCTCACCATGTCAACTGCCTTGGGCAAAACTTTTAAGCTCTCCTCATCACATTCTTCTTCGAGGACTCTTTTTACATCTTGTGTAATATTATCTAAGGCTTCTCCACGTTCAAACTGTATattcataataaaaataaataaatgatacAAGGAAGACACACATGCACCTCAATTGAAAGGCTTAGGGTGGTgtcaaggaaagaaaaattgcACCTTTCCATAAGTCGGATCTGTAAAAACAGCTTCTATTGCCCCTTCTGCCAAGCTCTTGACTTTCTCAAGGGTTGTATCTGATAGCATTGATAATTTATATTCCTTCTTATGCTTCCCTGCTTTTGCAGCCAATCTAATCTGAGGTTCTAGATATTTTGTCGCCTGAATGATCAAAGCTAGACATCTTAGCAAGATTCACCATTCCAAGAGAATACTATATCACATTAAGAATCTTATACCCACCTCAGGATGGGCTAACCTTAATCCTGCTTCCAGATCTCTCTCAGAGATCTCACGGGCTTGCACATCTATCATTAAAGTTCTATCTCGTGTGCAGGCATATAACAAGTTGAGATCGCTTACACTCATCTGCATCATATATCAAATGATAATGAATATCAACCATGGAAAATACACACACTAGTTGTCATGGCGGAAAGACAATCCTAGGCAGTCAAGGCATGTTATATAACCGGGGGGGTTGTAAAACACTAAATGTATGTCatattagttttaattttacaaaGGGGTTTATGTTAAAAAAAGATGAATTCTTTTCCCTTCTACTTATAATAAATAACAGAGGGCCTgtgtataaaataaaaaatagagtaaattactcccttctcccctcgattatgcccaAATGAAAAACCCCACCCTTGCATATTGAGTAATAGCTCTCCCCTCTCctgaaatcaaaagattctatcaaccgtacccattccaTGAAAAAtcgctgttaagtgatgacatcaccctaaATATATTCAATTGAACCCCCAAATGCCCTTATGTTTgtgatattccaataataccctcTAATAacaagagagaaaatgaaaaagagttCTTCCTTCGTTCGAACACTCTGGAAGAACCAGAGCTTGTTAGCAGGTATCTCCGGCACTATTCTTCCTCATTCCAACACTCTCTGAAGGTAATCTTGATTGGCGGAGAGTGGTATACACCTTGTGAGCCATCAGTCTCCTCCTAACCAAATGAAGCCCTCGAATGGTGCCCCTCTTCTCCTCCTAAGTTCTTAAGATGACAGAAGTGGCGAAGAACCAAGCAAAGCAACTGGAAGAAGCAAACTCTGGTTGCCTTGTTGAAATTGATGGTGCTTGGAGACAGGAGTTGGACAATGCCAGAGAACAGTATGCAGCCACGATTTCTGAACTTGATGCTGCCAAACAAGAACTGAGGAAATTCCGTCAGGAATTTGACTCATCCGTGGAAGAGAAATCTGCTGCATTCCACCAAGCAGCAGAAGAGGAAGTCACAGCCAAGGCTAATGCAGAGAAGGCAGCTGAACTCTCAAAGGAGATTGCAGCCACACAAGAATCACTTGGGCATGTGAAGCTGGCTTCTTTGCAAGCCCAGCAGGAGCAAGAAAAGATTcttgaggaaaaaaaatgtcCAAAGGCAGTCTTATAGAGCTGCCCTGGAAGAAGCACAGAAGAAACTGCTATCTTTGAAGAAAGAATTTGATCCTGAAATCACCAGGAATCTCGAAGGTAAGCTTGCTGAAACAGCTGCTGAGATCGGGGCTTTACAAAAGGAGATAAAAAATGCTCGCACTTCTGATCTGGATTCTGTAAGAAATTATGACTTCAGAGCTTGATGGTGCTAAAGAGGCATTGCAAAAAGTGGCAGAAGAAGAAAGCACTCTTAGGAGCTTGGTGGAGTCCCTTAAGGTGGAGCTGGAAGTAGTGAAGAAGGAACATTCTGATCTGAAAGAGAAGGAAGCAGAAACCGAATCTATTGCTGGGAACTCGCTTGTCAAGCTCCAGAAAAGTAAGGGTGAGCTTGAAGCAGCCCTTACTGAAGAATCTAAATTCAAAGATGCTTCTGATAAGCAGATCTCTACCCTCCAACAGCTATCCTCAGAAACTGAAAATGCAAGAAAGGAGGcagaagaaatgaagagaaaTGTTGAAGAGCGGAAGAAAGAAGCCGAAGCCACCTGGGTTGCCCTGGAAGGAGCAGAAACGACACTACAGATTGCACTGAAAGAGGCAGAAGAAGCAAAGACAACAGAGGCAATGGCACTTGATCAGATTAAGTTATTGTCTGAAAGAACAAATGCAACTCGAGCTTCAACATCAGAATCTGGTGCAATGATCACAATCTCAGGAGAGGAATTTGAGTCTTTGAGCTGGAAAGTTGAGGAATCTGATAAATTAGCTGAAATGAAAGTAGCTGCCGCAATGGCTTAGGTGGAAGCAGTAAAGGCTGGTGAGAATGAAGCACTAAAGAGGTTGGAGGCAGGCCAGAAGGAGATTGAGGAGATGAAGGCTGCAACGGAGGCGGTTTCAGCTCCTCAaggtcgagtttttcttttccaatggTTGGAGACGATAGAGCAAGGAGAGAGAACATCTTCCTTGTTGAATGTTTTAAGACAAATTCTCagagggtaatatagtctttttcTAACACTTAACAGCGAACTTCAGGGAAAAGGCCAAACTTATATTCCCTAAAGTTCCCATACTCTGCTTCCTCCTCCTTACTCTTATGTACATGCTCCTAATAAAGCCTGTGATCCTTCTTCAAAACCACTAGCCTAAAGAAGATCTTTTCTGAATTTTATATAGCTTGCATGCTAATAGTGAGGAATTTTAGAAGTTAGAGATTGTACAGATACCAGAAAGCGAAATAATATATTCTTCCATTTTTCACAATTTTCCACTATAATGTCCCAAACTTCATTGCATTAGAATTACACcaaaaaggaaaaccaaaatACTGAACCTGATAATCCATTCTCCTACTTGCAACACCAAATACTAAAGAAAACTCTCAATTCTTGAAACTCCACAACTGAATTTCTGACCAATAAATCACCTATACACAAATTGAGTGGttcagaggggggggggatagaaTTCAGCCCGGTGTCCTATATCACATAGAGTTCAGATCAGTGTCCAACATCACATCCCTTGTTGTCCAATAGCAACAAAAAATGTCTCCACAGGTTGACATCTGATCCAACCTAGTAGCAAGCGATCCACCAAAAGCAATCAAAATATTCCTTGGTGAATCGAGCAAATATTGAGTGGGGAAAAGGACTGATTCAATACTGACTAATTCAATCTAGATCGGTGGCCTAATCTAATTAGTATCAAGATCAGTGATCCAGACAAGGATCCGCTGATCAAGGTTCGAAATTTTGTTGAAACAGGCCAATTCGCCCAGGCCTGATATTGAAATGTTTCAGCAAAATGGGGGGAAAGCACAGAAATTTGGTCGATTTCAgctgaaaataaagaaaaggccATTTCAGTGCCCAAATAGTGAAATTCTGCCCTAAAACTTCAGGGAGTGCCTATTTAAGTATGGTTACATATGTTCAAATCATTAGATTGGAAAAACACCCAAAGTGGTAATTTGGCTTTGGACTCTATGATTCTAGACATAGCTCAAaatctcgccgaaatttcggaaatttcagatatttcggCCAGGCCGAAAACGAGATGCAatgtcaaaatgaaaaaatgcaatattttggaaatttagATAATCTCGTTTCAGTAATTTCGGTCTAAAAAATGCATTGTTTCGTCAAAATTTcggttattttggtcatttcgttTTGGCATTTCAGCATTTTACACCTAGAAATGGCCaggcaaaactcatagaaaaaataaaatattcggCGATTCGGTATCTCAAAAATTTTGGTCTGGCCGAATGGCCTTCTGAAacgagatttaatactatgaTTCTAGTGTATAGCATAGCATATTGTATCCTTTCCCCTTTATACCCTATTCTACACAAAATTTAGGCATATAACATAACATTATACCAAAACAACTgaaatatgcattaggaatgaagaaCCATAAAATTGGAAAGCATTCCACAATTATTAAAGAGTGAAATCATTTAATGTTACAAATCCAAAATACATTGTTAAAAAGTGGCATCATAGACAATAAGTACAAtacattacaagtttacaatcCCAGAACTCAATACCACATACTAATACAGGGAGGGTCAAAATCACTAGGCTGCCCTTGGGAACGACGACGGTACCTGCTCCAACTCCCTGGGCATATGACGGCCATGTCATCCTCTACCTGAAGAAGCACTTGAAGTCCATAGTTCGAAATTTCAGTCGAAATACCGAACTTTTTCGATGGTTTATATTGGTTACAGGTCATAACCTTAACCACCAGCAACTTGGATGGTTTACAAGGtttcggttgaaatttcgaAATGACCAACATCAACATGACTGAAATGTTTTGGTAATTTCACTGGAAAGATACAATGACATACATAAAATTCCACATTTCGATCCAATTCATGAAATTTAGACAGCGAGAGTAGTTTTAACCAAAAGTTTTGGGAACTAGTAAAATTCTGGATTTTTTGCCAAattgcttcaatctttggctGTATCAAGGCATTATGGAATAATACAACTTCGATTGTTTGCTGGATTTGAATCAAGATTCGAACTTGAAATTAACCATTTTTACTTGAAAttaattttgacaaaaaatatGGTAAATATATACTGCTTgaccttcaatttttttatatgttagtATGTTACACACCGTTAGctgatctacggcttcacataGTAGGATTATATTTTGTCCAAAATCAATTTTAAAACTTTGTtttaaaaagttttaaaaaaaaaataaagggatatattctattttggtttgaaaaaatcatgaaaatttatggaatcattgtTGACGCGTTATCAACTCATAGCAATTATTTATGCATTATTCCTTAATTAATTTTTGTCAATTaggtaattattatttttaagaatattaaaaaatagttttaattGGGAAGAATATCTTAGGGAAAATTAAGAAATAGATTTCTTGTAGTTTTAGAAGTGCCAATTGTAGTAGAAAAGTTCATAATGCTTGCATTCTTGTTGCAACAATGTAAGAAGGATGCAAAATGGCTATCCAGCACCAGGGGAGGGACATGGAACGAggtctcagcgagatctcgaaaATATCTCATTTTTTTCAACTCTGAAATGAAACCATGGACGAAATGAGAAAAATACATCAACTCGGCCGAGATCTCAGTCGAGACCGAGATCTAGAACAATCTCGGTTCGAGATCTCGATTTagactgaaaccaaaccaaaccaatgttATAAAAGTGACTTACCTCAACCGAGTCCAAGACAAGATATGAGAGGAGTTTAAAACTTCCCCTGTTTCGACCTGTTTATGTTAGAAACCAGGACAggtacttatttatgcctaatatcatttaagtaaatgtctttatattattcataaataagcaaataccccccatttgaatccaataaaaaatagttaataaatcaaattccaaaaggatagagtcaacccccccccccccataattCAAGagcaaaaactggattttcagaagtaggtgcaattttcaagttttaaatGCTGGcctttttttcaaatctaaatatTCCATGAGtcttaatatagtaaaacattgctaaaaaccgaaggtgcagtaaaatattcatttgttttgctgtctaaaaaaatattttcattcagagcgattttgacagcattcacgcataCCAATTAAGGTTTGActgaaacataactccttcaatataaatctcTCCTATAGCTATGGCCGCCAATGGCAAGAGAACCATTATAGAAttgtgcttagccacaggagcaaatgtctcctgatagtcaatctcatacacttgactataccctttgGCCACCGACCTTATCT encodes:
- the LOC122638400 gene encoding WEB family protein At5g55860-like gives rise to the protein MTSELDGAKEALQKVAEEESTLRSLVESLKVELEVVKKEHSDLKEKEAETESIAGNSLVKLQKSKGELEAALTEESKFKDASDKQISTLQQLSSETENARKEAEEMKRNVEERKKEAEATWVALEGAETTLQIALKEAEEAKTTEAMALDQIKLLSERTNATRASTSESGAMITISGEEFESLSWKVEESDKLAEMKVAAAMA